The proteins below come from a single Streptomyces spongiicola genomic window:
- a CDS encoding LacI family DNA-binding transcriptional regulator, which translates to MVDGVTLPRPRASGAAVPRSRAPGAAAPRSRAPGAAAPRLTDIAAQADVSEATVSRVLNGKPGVSAATRTRVVAALDVLGYERPVRLRRRSAGLVGLVVPELTNPIFPAFAQVIEQVLAGHGYTPVLCCQQPGGASEDELVEQLEESGVDGIVFLSGLHADTAADQRRYAELAARRVPFVLVNGFNEQVSAPFVSPDDHMAAGMAVRHLAELGHARIGLAVGPVRYVPSRRKTEGFLAAAGPDAERYVRHTLFSVEGGHAAAAELLEAGCTGIVCGSDMMALGAIRAVRERGLDVPGDVSVVGYDDSPLIPFTDPPLTTVRQPVQAMASAAVGALLEEIRGNPVPSTEYVFRPELVVRGSTARARG; encoded by the coding sequence GTGGTGGACGGTGTGACGCTCCCCAGGCCGAGGGCCTCGGGAGCGGCCGTCCCCCGGTCGAGGGCCCCGGGAGCGGCCGCCCCCCGGTCGAGGGCCCCGGGAGCGGCCGCTCCCCGGCTCACCGACATCGCCGCGCAGGCCGACGTCAGCGAGGCCACGGTCAGCCGTGTCCTCAACGGCAAGCCCGGTGTGTCGGCGGCGACCCGCACCCGGGTCGTCGCGGCGCTCGACGTCCTCGGCTACGAGCGCCCGGTGCGGCTGCGGCGACGCAGCGCGGGACTGGTCGGGCTGGTGGTGCCCGAACTCACCAACCCGATCTTCCCCGCGTTCGCGCAGGTCATCGAGCAGGTGCTGGCCGGGCACGGCTACACCCCGGTGCTGTGCTGCCAGCAGCCGGGCGGCGCCAGCGAGGACGAACTCGTGGAGCAGCTGGAGGAGAGCGGGGTCGACGGCATCGTCTTCCTCTCGGGACTCCACGCCGACACGGCGGCGGACCAGCGGCGGTACGCCGAACTGGCCGCGCGCCGTGTCCCCTTCGTGCTCGTCAACGGCTTCAACGAGCAGGTCTCCGCTCCGTTCGTGTCACCCGACGACCACATGGCCGCGGGTATGGCGGTGCGCCATCTCGCCGAACTCGGCCATGCGCGGATCGGGCTCGCGGTCGGACCGGTGCGCTATGTGCCGTCCCGGCGGAAGACGGAAGGCTTCCTGGCGGCCGCCGGACCGGACGCCGAACGGTACGTACGGCACACCCTGTTCAGCGTCGAGGGCGGTCACGCCGCCGCCGCCGAACTCCTCGAGGCGGGCTGCACCGGAATCGTCTGCGGCAGCGACATGATGGCGCTCGGGGCGATCCGGGCGGTGCGGGAACGCGGACTCGACGTGCCGGGGGACGTGTCGGTCGTCGGGTACGACGACTCGCCGCTGATCCCCTTCACCGACCCGCCCCTGACGACCGTGCGCCAGCCGGTCCAGGCGATGGCGTCGGCGGCCGTCGGCGCACTGCTGGAGGAGATCCGCGGGAACCCGGTGCCGAGCACCGAGTACGTCTTCCGGCCGGAACTGGTGGTACGCGGCTCGACGGCGCGGGCGCGGGGCTGA
- a CDS encoding sugar ABC transporter permease, which yields MTTTNAPAPATAPAGTPVRGRRSPIASAGLHLTLLAASVIAVFPVLWVLLTSLKPASYATTTDFVRETTLRNYTKLLQDTEFLTWFGNSLLVAGLTTVLGVFVAATTGYAVSRFRFPGKRGLMWTLLITQMFPVAVLIVPIYNIMSNLGLLNQPAGLVITYLTIAVPFCAWMMKGFFDTIPREIDESGQVDGLTPFGTFWRLILPLARPGIAVTAFYSFITAWGEVAYASAFMVGDENLTLAGGLQKFVNQYGAQWGPMTAASVLIAIPAAIVFLLAQRHLVTGVSAGAVKG from the coding sequence GTGACCACGACCAACGCCCCGGCCCCGGCGACCGCCCCGGCCGGCACCCCGGTGCGCGGACGCCGTTCGCCGATCGCCTCGGCCGGGCTGCACCTCACGCTGCTCGCCGCCTCCGTGATCGCCGTCTTCCCGGTCCTCTGGGTGCTGCTGACCTCGCTGAAGCCGGCCAGCTACGCCACCACCACGGACTTCGTGCGGGAGACGACGCTCCGGAACTACACCAAGCTGCTCCAGGACACCGAGTTCCTCACCTGGTTCGGCAACTCGCTGCTCGTCGCCGGCCTGACCACGGTCCTCGGCGTCTTCGTGGCCGCCACCACCGGCTACGCCGTCAGCCGCTTCCGCTTCCCCGGCAAGCGGGGCCTGATGTGGACACTGCTGATCACCCAGATGTTCCCGGTCGCCGTGCTGATCGTGCCCATCTACAACATCATGTCGAACCTGGGCCTGCTCAACCAGCCGGCCGGACTCGTCATCACCTACCTCACCATCGCGGTGCCGTTCTGCGCCTGGATGATGAAGGGCTTCTTCGACACCATCCCGCGCGAGATCGACGAGTCGGGCCAGGTCGACGGGCTCACCCCGTTCGGCACCTTCTGGCGGCTGATCCTGCCGCTCGCCCGCCCGGGCATCGCGGTGACGGCGTTCTACTCGTTCATCACCGCCTGGGGCGAGGTCGCCTACGCGTCCGCGTTCATGGTCGGCGACGAGAACCTGACCCTCGCCGGGGGCCTGCAGAAGTTCGTCAACCAGTACGGCGCCCAGTGGGGCCCGATGACCGCGGCCTCCGTACTCATCGCCATCCCGGCCGCGATCGTGTTCCTCCTCGCGCAGCGCCACCTGGTCACGGGCGTGTCGGCGGGCGCCGTCAAGGGCTGA
- a CDS encoding carbohydrate ABC transporter permease — protein MAVHTSGQSVAEAAEPGRARGRRRDSAGAPGTFRRGLSTHWYAWTMVAPVVIVIGVIIGYPLVRGVYLSLTDANERNVERSIGVNHLPATYEFVGLDNYADALTGNQFLGTLGWTLVWTVSCVTVTFGLGLALANILNRRIAGRSFYRMMLILPWAVPGFVSVFAWRFLYNEDNGLLNKLLAGGGIDAVPWLNDPTWAKFSVIAVNVWLGVPFMMVALLGGLQSIPGELYEAAEMDGANAWQRFRNITMPGLRSVSTTVVLLSTIWTFNMFPVIFLLTRGGPGEATQILVTQAYKFSFEISPRDFAQSSTWGVLILVLLMVFAAVYQRVLRKQGETW, from the coding sequence ATGGCTGTCCACACCAGCGGCCAGTCGGTGGCGGAGGCCGCGGAGCCCGGGAGGGCCCGCGGCCGTCGCCGCGACTCCGCAGGCGCGCCCGGCACGTTCCGCCGCGGCCTCTCCACGCACTGGTACGCCTGGACCATGGTCGCCCCCGTGGTGATCGTGATCGGCGTGATCATCGGCTATCCGCTCGTCCGCGGCGTCTACCTGTCGCTGACCGACGCCAACGAGCGCAACGTCGAGCGGTCGATCGGGGTGAACCACCTCCCCGCGACATACGAGTTCGTCGGACTCGACAACTACGCCGACGCGCTCACCGGCAACCAGTTCCTGGGCACCCTCGGATGGACGCTGGTGTGGACGGTCTCCTGCGTGACCGTCACCTTCGGGCTGGGCCTCGCCCTGGCCAACATCCTCAACCGCAGGATCGCCGGCCGGTCGTTCTACCGGATGATGCTGATCCTGCCGTGGGCCGTGCCCGGCTTCGTCTCCGTGTTCGCCTGGCGCTTCCTCTACAACGAGGACAACGGCCTGCTCAACAAGCTCCTCGCGGGCGGCGGCATCGACGCCGTGCCGTGGCTCAACGACCCGACCTGGGCCAAGTTCTCGGTGATCGCCGTCAACGTCTGGCTCGGCGTCCCGTTCATGATGGTCGCCCTGCTCGGCGGGCTGCAGTCCATCCCCGGCGAACTGTACGAGGCCGCCGAGATGGACGGCGCCAACGCCTGGCAGCGGTTCCGCAACATCACCATGCCCGGACTGCGGTCGGTGTCCACCACCGTGGTGCTGCTGAGCACCATCTGGACCTTCAACATGTTCCCGGTGATCTTCCTGCTCACCCGGGGCGGCCCCGGCGAGGCCACCCAGATCCTGGTCACCCAGGCGTACAAGTTCTCGTTCGAGATCAGCCCGCGCGACTTCGCCCAGTCCTCCACCTGGGGCGTGCTGATCCTCGTCCTCCTGATGGTCTTCGCCGCTGTCTACCAGCGCGTCCTCCGCAAGCAGGGAGAAACCTGGTGA
- a CDS encoding extracellular solute-binding protein translates to MRRGIAATALVASLALTATACGGDDAEGGKSASGKLSGTVTWWDTSTVGSEDKVFKKLAEGFTKLHPDVKVNYVNVPFGEVQNKFKNAAQSGSGAPDVIRSEVAWTPEFADLGYLAPLDGTPALKDDKDFLPQAAASTKYADKTYAVPQVIDSMGIFYNKKIFQEAGVQPPASIADLKTVSEKIKDKTGKTGLYLRGDDAYWFLSFLYGEGGNLVDAEKKQITVDNPAGVKAMKVVKDLVDSGAAKTDATDGWNNMQTAFKDGKVAMMINGPWAVTDTYAGKEFADRSNLGIVPVPAGSDGQGAPQGGHNLAVYAGSKSLDASYAFVEYMTSAESQTTVAKDLSLLPTRSSVYDKPTVSGNETVAFFKPVVDKAVERPWIPEAGSLFAPLVTEYTKVLTGQTTPEKGAKAVGDAYRKLLKDWK, encoded by the coding sequence ATGCGACGTGGCATAGCGGCCACCGCTCTGGTCGCGAGCCTGGCGCTCACGGCTACCGCGTGCGGCGGGGACGACGCCGAAGGCGGCAAGAGCGCCTCGGGCAAGCTGTCGGGCACGGTCACCTGGTGGGACACATCGACCGTCGGCAGCGAGGACAAGGTCTTCAAGAAGCTCGCCGAGGGCTTCACCAAGCTGCACCCCGACGTCAAGGTCAACTACGTGAACGTGCCCTTCGGCGAGGTGCAGAACAAGTTCAAGAACGCCGCCCAGTCCGGCTCCGGCGCCCCCGACGTGATCCGCTCCGAGGTGGCCTGGACCCCCGAGTTCGCCGACCTCGGCTACCTCGCCCCGCTGGACGGCACCCCGGCCCTCAAGGACGACAAGGACTTCCTGCCGCAGGCCGCCGCCTCCACGAAGTACGCCGACAAGACCTACGCCGTCCCGCAGGTCATCGACTCCATGGGCATCTTCTACAACAAGAAGATCTTCCAGGAGGCGGGTGTCCAGCCGCCGGCCTCCATCGCCGACCTGAAGACCGTCTCCGAGAAGATCAAGGACAAGACCGGCAAGACCGGCCTCTACCTGCGCGGCGACGACGCGTACTGGTTCCTGTCCTTCCTCTACGGCGAGGGCGGCAACCTGGTCGACGCCGAGAAGAAGCAGATCACCGTCGACAACCCGGCCGGCGTCAAGGCCATGAAGGTCGTCAAGGACCTCGTCGACTCCGGCGCCGCGAAGACCGACGCGACCGACGGCTGGAACAACATGCAGACCGCCTTCAAGGACGGCAAGGTCGCCATGATGATCAACGGCCCGTGGGCGGTCACGGACACCTACGCCGGCAAGGAGTTCGCGGACAGGTCCAACCTCGGCATCGTCCCGGTCCCGGCGGGCTCCGACGGCCAGGGCGCCCCGCAGGGCGGCCACAACCTCGCCGTCTACGCCGGTTCCAAGAGCCTCGACGCCTCCTACGCCTTCGTCGAGTACATGACCTCGGCCGAGTCCCAGACCACGGTGGCCAAGGACCTCAGCCTGCTGCCGACCCGCTCCTCCGTCTACGACAAGCCCACCGTCTCCGGCAACGAGACGGTCGCCTTCTTCAAGCCGGTCGTCGACAAGGCCGTCGAACGCCCCTGGATCCCCGAGGCCGGCAGCCTCTTCGCCCCGCTCGTGACCGAGTACACCAAGGTCCTCACCGGCCAGACCACCCCGGAGAAGGGGGCCAAGGCCGTCGGCGACGCCTACCGCAAGCTCCTGAAGGACTGGAAGTAG
- a CDS encoding glycoside hydrolase family 13 protein, giving the protein MTQELGTTSTPQIAPVAPAAPAAPNTPAAPNTPAAPVAPVGRGAPVGPVPQTSAAAPVPQAPPAPRATPPVRPGDWWRDAVIYQVYVRSFADGNGDGIGDLRGIRDRLPHLSGLGVDAVWLTPFYASPQADGGYDVSDYRAVDPLFGTLDDAGELVGEAHRLGLRVIVDIVPNHTSDRHAWFRSALAGGPERALYHFRPGKGEHGEQPPNDWESVFGGPAWTRTANPDGTPGEWYLHLFAPEQPDLNWEHPEVREELDAVMRFWLDLGVDGFRIDVAHGMVKADGLPDIGAREQARMIGAQVLPFFDQDGVHEIHRSWRRLLDGYGGERIGVAEAWTPSPERLALYVRPDELHQAFNFQFLRCPWDPERMREVVEASLAATASVGAPTTWVLSNHDVPRHTTRYGGGPAGLRRARAAALLMLALPGSVYVYQGEELGLPDVTDLPDEVRQDPSFFRAEGQDGFRDGCRVPIPWTREGASYGFGAGGSWLPQPAEWADLSVEAQTGVPGSTLELYRAAIALRREHPALGAGAGVTWLDAPEGVLAFARGGFVCTTNTRGTDVRLPAPGSCLLSSAPLGTGGGTVALPADSTVWWAI; this is encoded by the coding sequence ATGACCCAGGAGCTCGGCACCACCTCCACGCCGCAGATCGCCCCGGTCGCCCCGGCCGCCCCCGCAGCGCCGAACACCCCCGCAGCGCCGAACACCCCGGCGGCGCCCGTCGCCCCGGTCGGTCGGGGCGCCCCGGTCGGTCCGGTCCCGCAGACCTCCGCGGCAGCCCCGGTCCCGCAGGCCCCTCCGGCCCCGCGGGCGACGCCGCCCGTCCGGCCCGGGGACTGGTGGCGGGACGCCGTGATCTACCAGGTGTACGTACGCTCCTTCGCCGACGGCAACGGCGACGGCATCGGCGATCTGCGCGGCATCCGCGACCGGCTCCCCCATCTCTCGGGACTCGGCGTGGACGCGGTGTGGCTGACCCCCTTCTACGCCTCCCCGCAGGCGGACGGCGGCTACGACGTCTCCGACTACCGGGCCGTCGACCCGCTCTTCGGCACCCTCGACGACGCCGGCGAACTGGTCGGGGAGGCGCACCGGCTGGGGCTCCGGGTGATCGTCGACATCGTCCCCAACCACACGTCCGACCGGCACGCCTGGTTCCGCTCAGCCCTGGCGGGCGGCCCGGAGCGGGCGCTCTACCACTTCCGGCCGGGCAAGGGCGAGCACGGCGAACAGCCGCCCAACGACTGGGAGTCGGTCTTCGGCGGACCGGCGTGGACCCGCACGGCGAACCCGGACGGCACCCCCGGGGAGTGGTACCTGCACCTCTTCGCCCCCGAGCAGCCCGACCTGAACTGGGAGCACCCCGAGGTGCGCGAGGAACTCGACGCGGTCATGCGCTTCTGGCTGGACCTGGGGGTCGACGGCTTCCGCATCGACGTCGCCCACGGCATGGTCAAGGCCGACGGACTGCCCGACATCGGCGCCCGCGAGCAGGCCAGGATGATCGGCGCGCAGGTGCTGCCCTTCTTCGACCAGGACGGGGTACACGAGATCCACCGCTCCTGGCGGCGGCTGCTCGACGGCTACGGCGGGGAGCGCATCGGCGTGGCGGAGGCCTGGACGCCCAGCCCGGAACGCCTCGCGCTCTATGTGCGCCCCGACGAGCTGCACCAGGCGTTCAACTTCCAGTTCCTGCGCTGCCCCTGGGACCCGGAGCGGATGAGGGAGGTCGTCGAGGCGTCGCTGGCGGCGACCGCGTCCGTCGGCGCGCCCACCACCTGGGTGCTGTCCAACCACGACGTACCCCGGCACACCACGCGCTACGGCGGCGGACCGGCGGGGCTGCGCCGGGCCCGGGCCGCGGCGCTGCTGATGCTGGCGCTGCCCGGCTCCGTGTACGTCTACCAGGGCGAGGAACTGGGCCTCCCGGACGTCACGGACCTGCCGGACGAGGTGCGCCAGGACCCGTCGTTCTTCCGCGCGGAGGGCCAGGACGGCTTCCGCGACGGCTGCCGGGTGCCGATCCCCTGGACCCGCGAGGGCGCCTCGTACGGCTTCGGCGCCGGCGGCAGCTGGCTCCCGCAGCCCGCGGAGTGGGCGGACCTGAGCGTGGAGGCGCAGACCGGCGTGCCCGGCTCCACCCTGGAGCTCTACCGGGCCGCGATCGCGTTGCGGCGCGAGCACCCGGCTCTCGGCGCCGGCGCGGGTGTGACCTGGCTCGACGCGCCCGAGGGGGTGCTGGCCTTCGCCCGCGGCGGATTCGTCTGCACCACCAACACCCGCGGCACGGACGTGCGACTCCCCGCGCCCGGGAGTTGCCTGCTGTCCTCCGCTCCGCTCGGGACCGGCGGCGGGACGGTCGCGCTTCCCGCCGACTCGACCGTCTGGTGGGCAATCTGA
- a CDS encoding LacI family DNA-binding transcriptional regulator, translating to MTARLADIAAQAGVSEATVSRVLNGKPGVAPTTRESVLAALDVLGYERPVRLRRRSAGLVGLITPELENPIFPALAQVIGQALTRQGYTPVLATQTPGGSTEDELTEMLVDRGVSGIIFVSGLHADTTADMQRYEKLRAQGVPFVLVDGFSPQVQAPFISPDDRAAMQLAVTHLVALGHTRIGLALGPRRFVPVLRKIDGFVRAVRDQLGLGEQQIGAELIQHSLYTLEGGQAAASALMDRGCTAVVCASDMMALGAIRAARQRGLEVPDDISVVGFDDSPLVAFTDPPLTTVRKPVPAMGQAAVRTLLEEIGGTPAPHSEFVFMPELVVRGSTAAGPLHGSS from the coding sequence ATGACCGCACGGCTCGCCGACATCGCAGCCCAGGCGGGGGTCAGCGAGGCGACGGTCAGCCGGGTACTGAACGGCAAGCCGGGTGTCGCCCCGACCACCCGCGAATCAGTGCTCGCCGCACTCGACGTCCTCGGCTACGAGCGCCCCGTGAGACTGCGGCGCCGCAGCGCCGGGCTCGTCGGGCTGATCACGCCCGAGCTGGAGAACCCCATCTTCCCGGCCCTGGCCCAGGTCATCGGACAGGCACTGACCCGCCAGGGCTACACGCCCGTGCTGGCCACCCAGACCCCCGGCGGCTCCACCGAGGACGAACTCACCGAAATGCTGGTGGACCGGGGCGTCTCGGGCATCATCTTCGTCTCCGGACTGCACGCCGACACCACCGCCGACATGCAGCGCTACGAGAAGCTGCGCGCCCAGGGCGTCCCCTTCGTCCTCGTCGACGGCTTCTCCCCGCAGGTGCAGGCGCCCTTCATCTCGCCCGACGACCGGGCCGCGATGCAGCTGGCCGTGACCCATCTCGTCGCCCTCGGCCACACCCGTATCGGGCTGGCCCTCGGTCCGCGCCGCTTCGTGCCGGTGCTGCGGAAGATAGACGGCTTCGTCAGGGCGGTGCGCGACCAGCTCGGCCTGGGCGAGCAGCAGATCGGGGCCGAGCTGATCCAGCACTCCCTCTACACCCTGGAGGGCGGCCAGGCCGCGGCGTCCGCCCTGATGGACCGGGGCTGCACGGCGGTGGTGTGCGCCAGCGACATGATGGCGCTGGGCGCGATCCGGGCCGCACGGCAGCGGGGGCTCGAGGTACCCGACGACATCTCGGTCGTCGGCTTCGACGACTCCCCCCTCGTCGCCTTCACCGATCCGCCGCTGACGACGGTCCGCAAGCCCGTGCCCGCCATGGGTCAGGCCGCGGTCCGGACCCTGCTGGAGGAGATCGGGGGGACTCCGGCCCCGCACAGCGAGTTCGTGTTCATGCCGGAACTGGTCGTCCGCGGCTCGACCGCGGCAGGACCTCTGCACGGTTCGTCCTGA
- a CDS encoding phosphatase PAP2 family protein — MGEATVKSSEDRTAPPSPMVTVDGPAPERSRLREWRSVRRPRIWFEILLIAVSYWTYSLVRNAVPEQKAQALRNADWIWEAEQALGIAVEQTVNHAANSVTWLIVTMNYYYATLHFLVTVGVLVWLYRRHPGRYAPARLVLFATTGVALVGYYLYPLAPPRLMNGQDFIDTVLVHHTWGSMASGDLKNMSNQYAAMPSMHIGWSLWCGLTVFALTAAPWGRILGLLYPTLTLVVIVATANHFWLDAVGGLLCLGFGYGLSCAWYGALPHRLPRHVPDPLRGGPVLTA; from the coding sequence ATGGGTGAAGCGACCGTGAAGTCCTCGGAAGACCGGACCGCGCCCCCGTCACCCATGGTGACCGTGGACGGCCCGGCCCCGGAGCGGAGCAGACTGCGCGAGTGGCGGTCGGTCCGCCGGCCGCGCATCTGGTTCGAGATCCTCCTCATCGCGGTCAGCTACTGGACGTACTCCCTGGTCCGCAACGCCGTCCCCGAGCAGAAGGCCCAGGCCCTGCGGAACGCCGACTGGATCTGGGAGGCAGAGCAGGCCCTCGGCATCGCCGTGGAGCAGACCGTCAACCACGCCGCCAACTCGGTGACATGGCTGATCGTGACGATGAACTACTACTACGCCACGCTGCACTTCCTGGTGACCGTCGGCGTCCTGGTGTGGCTCTACCGCAGGCACCCAGGCCGCTACGCCCCCGCCCGGCTGGTCCTCTTCGCCACCACCGGCGTCGCGCTCGTCGGCTACTACCTCTACCCGCTGGCGCCGCCGCGGCTGATGAACGGCCAGGACTTCATCGACACGGTGCTGGTGCACCACACCTGGGGTTCCATGGCCTCGGGCGACCTGAAGAACATGTCCAACCAGTACGCGGCCATGCCGTCGATGCACATCGGCTGGTCGCTGTGGTGCGGGCTGACCGTCTTCGCACTGACGGCGGCCCCCTGGGGAAGGATCCTGGGGCTGCTGTACCCGACCCTCACCCTCGTGGTGATCGTGGCGACCGCCAACCATTTCTGGCTGGACGCCGTCGGCGGACTGCTCTGCCTCGGCTTCGGCTACGGCCTGTCCTGCGCCTGGTACGGAGCCCTGCCGCACCGGCTGCCGCGGCATGTGCCGGACCCGCTGCGCGGCGGCCCCGTGCTCACGGCGTAG
- a CDS encoding urease subunit beta, translating to MPEGAEESRVHPGKVEHPRPPGKPGSPVDRGDGDGGDRGGGAGESPGCCDEDGDAGSRFDAILFNVRLDGDDQGPSLQQEATSLPGPGKTRIRVKNESDRPVQVASHYHFAEVNPGLKVVGIEVPAGREVPADRSLWNCEAAKGRRLNIAAGTAVRFEPGDERCVELVQIQGAVTAGGGTGDLTKIQGLREGVVR from the coding sequence ATCCCGGAGGGCGCGGAGGAGAGCAGGGTGCACCCGGGCAAGGTCGAGCACCCCCGGCCCCCCGGAAAGCCGGGCTCCCCGGTCGACCGCGGAGACGGTGACGGCGGCGACCGCGGCGGTGGCGCAGGTGAATCGCCCGGGTGCTGCGACGAGGACGGCGACGCCGGCTCCCGGTTCGACGCGATCCTCTTCAATGTGCGTCTCGACGGGGACGACCAGGGCCCCAGCCTGCAGCAGGAGGCCACCTCCCTGCCGGGTCCCGGCAAGACGAGGATCAGGGTGAAGAACGAGTCGGACCGCCCCGTCCAGGTCGCCTCCCACTATCACTTCGCCGAGGTCAACCCGGGGCTCAAGGTCGTCGGCATCGAGGTCCCCGCCGGCCGGGAGGTCCCGGCCGACCGCAGTCTGTGGAACTGCGAGGCGGCGAAGGGCCGGCGGCTCAACATCGCCGCCGGCACCGCCGTGCGGTTCGAACCGGGTGACGAGCGCTGTGTGGAGCTGGTGCAGATCCAGGGTGCCGTCACGGCGGGCGGCGGCACGGGCGACCTGACCAAGATCCAGGGACTGCGCGAGGGAGTCGTCCGATGA
- the ureC gene encoding urease subunit alpha, protein MSDPQRQTPGRAPKPGKGRPKPGNELTRAEYTALYGPTTRDRVRLADTDLTLEIEADWSGGPSYSGNEMLFGGGKVIRESMGMSHLARDGKDGTGRATDHRPVDTVITGALVLDWWGVAKADIGIRDGRIAAVGKAYNPETMNRITRFEMPDRGPAKEAPPVTPTNFVIGPSTEVVSGNGRILTAGGVDTHVHFICPGEIDEALASGVTTLIGGGTGPAEGSTATTVTPGAWHIRRVFEALDGFPVNVGLLGKGSTMNEHELNAQVDAGVCGFKIHEDWGATPAVIDRALDVCEERGVQLALHADSLNESGFLESTRAAFTGDGRDAGGKFTGKKARSVHIFHVEGAGGGHAPDMIELVKDPNVLPASTNPTRPLTVNTVKEHVDMMIVCHHLNPEIEADMAFADSRIRPSTMAAEDLLHDMGAISMMSSDAQAMGRIGEMIMRTWQTAHVMKRRYGPLKEDLEAVKARRTAADGDPSRGDRQLLPNDNFRARRYIAKYTVNPAITHGIDDHVGSVQPGKLADLVLWEPKFFGVKPHMVLKGGQLTYAQVGDANASIPTPQPYQPRPVWGSTGRSPGHNSVNFTAPGVARTLNGDGTGSHPGLGLGKDFVDITSTRHVTKADMKLNDTVPDSLEVDHDTFEVTIGGATTTDTRTELNGATVPRSYVTEVPLAQRYFLF, encoded by the coding sequence ATGAGCGACCCGCAGAGGCAGACCCCCGGCCGGGCGCCGAAGCCGGGGAAGGGCCGGCCGAAGCCGGGCAACGAGCTGACACGGGCGGAGTACACGGCGCTGTACGGGCCGACCACGCGGGACCGGGTCCGGCTCGCCGACACCGACCTCACGCTGGAGATCGAGGCCGACTGGAGCGGCGGCCCTTCCTACAGCGGCAACGAGATGCTCTTCGGCGGCGGCAAGGTGATCCGCGAGTCGATGGGCATGTCGCACCTCGCCAGGGACGGGAAGGACGGCACGGGCAGGGCCACGGACCACAGGCCCGTGGACACCGTCATCACGGGCGCGCTGGTCCTCGACTGGTGGGGCGTGGCCAAGGCCGACATCGGCATCCGCGACGGCAGGATCGCGGCCGTCGGCAAGGCCTACAACCCCGAGACGATGAACAGGATCACGCGCTTCGAGATGCCGGACCGGGGACCCGCGAAGGAGGCCCCGCCGGTGACGCCGACGAACTTCGTCATCGGACCGAGCACCGAGGTCGTCTCCGGCAACGGGCGGATCCTCACCGCGGGTGGTGTGGACACCCACGTCCACTTCATCTGCCCCGGGGAGATCGACGAGGCCCTGGCCTCGGGTGTGACCACCCTGATCGGCGGCGGCACCGGACCGGCCGAGGGAAGCACGGCCACCACCGTGACCCCGGGCGCGTGGCACATCAGGCGGGTCTTCGAGGCGCTGGACGGGTTCCCGGTCAACGTCGGCCTGCTCGGCAAGGGCAGCACGATGAACGAGCACGAGCTCAACGCTCAGGTGGACGCCGGTGTCTGCGGCTTCAAGATCCACGAGGACTGGGGCGCCACGCCCGCGGTGATCGACCGGGCCCTGGACGTCTGTGAAGAGCGCGGTGTCCAGCTCGCCCTGCACGCCGACTCGCTGAACGAGTCCGGGTTCCTGGAGAGCACGCGGGCGGCCTTCACCGGCGACGGCAGGGACGCCGGGGGGAAGTTCACCGGGAAGAAGGCACGCTCCGTCCACATCTTCCACGTCGAGGGTGCCGGCGGCGGTCACGCGCCGGACATGATCGAGCTGGTGAAGGACCCGAACGTGCTGCCGGCCTCGACCAACCCGACGCGTCCCCTGACGGTCAACACCGTCAAGGAGCACGTCGACATGATGATCGTGTGCCATCACCTCAACCCGGAGATCGAGGCGGACATGGCCTTCGCCGACTCCCGGATCCGGCCGTCCACCATGGCCGCGGAGGATCTCCTGCACGACATGGGCGCCATCTCCATGATGTCCTCGGACGCCCAGGCGATGGGCCGCATCGGCGAGATGATCATGCGGACCTGGCAGACCGCGCACGTCATGAAGCGCCGCTACGGGCCGCTGAAGGAGGACCTCGAGGCCGTGAAGGCCCGCAGGACCGCCGCCGACGGCGACCCGTCCCGCGGTGACCGGCAGCTCCTGCCGAACGACAACTTCCGGGCACGCCGGTACATCGCCAAGTACACGGTCAACCCGGCGATCACGCACGGCATCGACGACCACGTGGGCTCCGTGCAGCCGGGGAAGCTCGCCGACCTGGTGCTGTGGGAACCGAAGTTCTTCGGCGTCAAGCCGCACATGGTGCTCAAGGGCGGCCAGCTCACCTACGCCCAGGTCGGCGACGCCAACGCGTCGATCCCCACCCCACAGCCCTACCAGCCGCGTCCGGTCTGGGGCTCCACCGGCCGCTCCCCGGGTCACAACTCGGTGAACTTCACGGCTCCGGGCGTGGCCCGCACCCTGAACGGAGACGGCACCGGCAGCCATCCGGGGCTCGGCCTCGGCAAGGACTTCGTGGACATCACCAGCACCCGCCACGTCACGAAGGCCGACATGAAACTCAACGACACCGTGCCCGACAGTCTCGAAGTCGACCACGACACCTTCGAGGTCACCATCGGCGGTGCGACCACGACCGACACCCGCACCGAACTCAACGGCGCGACCGTGCCACGCTCCTACGTCACCGAAGTACCCCTGGCCCAAAGGTACTTCCTCTTCTAG